The window CCATCTTCCCCGACCCGGCGGGCTCAGCCGGGGGCAGGTACCCGGGCCTTCCGGTACAGCGCGACGAGCACCAGACCGGCCGCGGCGAAGCACGCGAGCGCGTAAGGCACGCTCCCGGCCGGGCCACCGTCGTCCGCGGCGAGCCAGAACACCGCCAGCCCACCCAGGTAGACAGCGGGATAGACGCGCACGAAGGCGGACTGCGGCGGGCGCTCCGCGCGGTTCGTGCCGAGGATCCACCCACCGGCCAGCCAGACGAGCGCCAGCTCGACGCCGAGGACCCAGGCCTGCGCCGTGGAGTTCCCGTCGAAGAGGCTCGACGGGATGCCCGCGATCGCCATCGTCGGCGGGGTGAGGACGCCGGCCACCACGGTCCGCAGCGCCGGCGACGGGCCACGCCGGGAGCCGCCCGCGAGCCGCACCACCAGGTAGGTCAGCGCGCCGAACGAGACGGACGCGAACAGCAGCATGCTGGTCATCGGCACCGACGCCAGCGCCGGGTGATTCACGATGCGGTTGCCCGGGTTCCACGCCCACCACTTCAGCCGCGGGCCGAGCTGGTCGAAGACCTCGTAGAACACCTGGCACACGAAGGCGACGGCCACCGAACCCGCGAGTGGGCCCCGACCGCGGAACCCGCCCAACGACCGCACGAGCTCATAGGCGAGCTGGCTGAACGCCGGGTAGAACGCGACGATGTACAGCGGCAGCCGGTCGGCCATGAACTGCACGGTGAACCGGTTGTGGGCGAAGATGAAGCCGTACAGGCGATCGAGGCCGAACCACTCCGGGAAGTACAGCGGCGGCTCGGTGACGAAGAGGTAGACCAGCGAAGCCCACCACAGCGCCAGGTTGACCGGATCGCCCGCGCGGTAGCGGCGAACGGCGTGCACCAGCGCGAAGACGGCGCCGCCGACGACGAGCAGTTCGAGCAGCGGCATCGTCCAGTGCGCGAGTGTCCAGGGGAAGCGGACGGAGACGACCGGGGCGACGTCGTGGCAGTCGAAGCCGAGCCCGCGGGTGACGGCGTCGGCGTCCGGCCCGCACGCCACGCTCATCGCGCGGTCGCCGTCGAATAGTCCGTGGCGGGCGGTTCCGCCTGGGCGTCGAAGTCGAACGGCACCCGGTGCCGGCCCAGTGCCGCGCGGACGCGGTAGCGCACCAGCCCGGCGATGACGCGCGGGTTGCGCAGCATGTCCCCCAGCGACTCGTCGAGGTTGAACACCTTGGCGAAGTGCTCGTCGACGACGTCGTCCTCGCGCGCGGCCCCGACGACGAGGCTGAACGCGGGCGCGGAGACGGCCGCGAGGATCCGGCGTTTCCACTCGCGCGGTTTCTCGGTGCCCTCCGCGCATTCGTAGCCCTGGTCGCGGGCCATCGCCAGGCGCCAGGGGACGTTGAGCAGCTTGCGTTGCGCCTTCAGGAAGTTCGCGGCGAACTGCGTACCGAGCCGTTCCGCGCGGGCGAGGTGGTCGCGTAGCAGCAGAGCCGATCCCGCCGCGGAGCTGATGCCCTGGGCGTAGAACGGGTTGAACGCGCAGATCGAGTCGCCGACGAACACCAGCCCCTTCGGCGGGGTGCGCAGGCGGTCGTACCGGCGCCACTTGTTGCCGGTCGAGCGGGTCAGGTGGACTTCCGAGGTGGGCTCGCACCGGTCCATCGCGGCGGCGAACATCGGCGTCCGCACCCGGCGGGCCGTCTCGACGAACGCGTCGGTCGTGCGCGGCATGTCCAGGCCCCACGAGCCCATGCAGGCGATGACGCGGTTGCCCTCGACGGGGAAGAAGTTGACCAGGTACTCGTGTTCGGCGGGGTGCTCGCCCTTGTCCGGCGTCGGCATGATCACCAGGTGGCGCCACCACCAGGTCGCGGGCCGCGGCGCGGGCAGGTCGTACCAGCGCGAGGTGTAGGTGACCTTGGCGTCGAGCGTCCGCACCTCGGGCTCGGGCCAGCCGGCCGCGACCAGCCAGGCGCTGACGGAGGAGCCACGGCCCAGTGCGTCCACGACGAAGTCGGCGTCGAGGTGCCCGCCGTCGGTGCCGACACCGGTGATCCCGCCGTCGCGCGTGGTCAGGCCGGTCACCGTCACCCCTTCGCGGATGACGACGTTCGGCAGCTCGCGCACCTTGTCGCGCAGCACGCGCTCGATGAGGATCCGCGAGCTGTAGACCATGGTCATCGCGCTGCGCTTGCGGGCCGACCAGCCTTCGCCGTCGAGGTAGGCCGCGTCCATCGACGGCATCAGGTGCAGGCCCCCGGCGGCGATGAGGTCGGCTTCGAAGCCGGCGAACAGTTCCCCGATCGCGCGTCGCCCGGAGTTGAGGAGGAAGTGCGGGTGCTTGCTCTGCGGCACGCCGCGGCGGTGCTCGGCCTCGGCGGGCAGCTCGTCGCGCTCCAGCACGAGGACCTCGTCGAAGTACGGGGCGAGCGCGCCGGCGGAGCACAGCCCGGCGGCGCTGCCACCCAGGACGACGGCGGTCTTGCCGAGCCGCATGCGGACCAACTCCCCACGTCGAATCATACAAAGTGACGACGAATGTATGAATGAGGGAGCGGGGGTGTCAAGGCTCCGTTCGCGCTGTGGTCAGTGCTCGGCCCGGCGGCGGTGGGCGAACCGCCGCACGACCCACCGCGTGGTCGACACCGGCAGTTCGGTCCTGCGCCCGGGTCGGGCGCCCAGGTCGGGCGCTCAGCGAGCCGAGCCGTGCGAGCCGCGGATCCGCAGCCCGTCCGACTCGATGATCAGCTCCGTCGGGCAGTCGTTGACCCCGACGCCGGCGAACCGGATCGGCTCGCGGCCGGCGCCCACCAGCGTCGTGGTGCCGTTCTTCTCCTCGAGCCGCACCGTCCGGGGACCCGAACGCGTGTCGAACACGTGCAGGCTGCCGAAAGCCGCGTCGAGGTCCGGCCAGGCCGCCTCGCGCGGGCCGTCCAGGACGACGGACGGCAGCGGTTGCGGCTCGCCGTCGAGGAGGACCTCCATCCGGCCGGACTCGCCGGTGTCGATCCGCAGGCCGGTCTGTTCTTCGCTGTCGAGCGTGAGTTCGACGTACCCGCCGCGCGGCGCCGTCTCGCGGATTTCGAGTTCCCCGCCGGGCCGCACCAGGAACTCGGCCGGGTAGCGGGCCACGACCGCCAGCAGCGGGTGGCGCAGGCCGTTGACGATGCGGATCGACTTCACCCGCTGCACTAGTGATTCGGTCAACGGTCAAACCCTTCGGAGTGGCTGAGATCGGCCGATCGTACCTCCGCTGGTCACGTCTTCGGCGCAACCCTAGGGGTTTGTAGGGGAAGGTCGTGCCCGTCGTTCACCGGATCGAGATTCTTCCGCCAGACGCGCGAGGAAGCCGGCACAGCCTCGACGAACTGCGCGCCACCGAGGTCACCGCATGCGTTCCCTGACGCAGGCGCATCAGCGGCGTCGCGTCACCCGCGGCTGCGGCGTCCGGACGGGTCGGGTGCCCACGTGCTCGCCCGGCCGCGCGGGTGCGGAGCGGGTTCGGCCGCATCGTCGGCGGGCGGCGCCGGGGTGTACACCGGCTGGCGGAACAGGTTCCCGTACCGGTCGTCCTGGGGAGCGGCGAACGCTCCGGACCGGGGTTCCTCGGCGACGGGGTGGCTGAACAGCGAACTGTCCATTGTGGAAGCAGTGATCAGGGGATCCTTTCGTGGACGCCAACGGATGCGGCGTGGGTGACTGGGGTCACGAGAACGTGCTCCGGGACCTCGGTGCCGGCCGCGGGCAAGGCGGGCAGTGCGGCGTACCGGTCACGGGTGGTGTTCGAGCCCGACGCCATGTCGGTGCTCCTGTCTCCGGCTTTCGACATCGGCCGGACCGGAGCCGAGGACGGCGCAGGTTCGACCACTTGCGCACGAAATGCTCTCGGGCACCACCCAGCGTACACGACGCCTTCGCGGAGTGTGTTAAGACTGGCATCTAGCAAAGGGGCCACCGTGCACCAGCTCAGTCTCGGCGTCATCGCGCGTTCACGGAAAGAGAACGAACGGCGGTTGCCGATCCACCCGCACCACCTCGACCGGATCGACGCCGACCTCCGGAAGACCATCTACCTCGAACACGGCTACGGCGAACCCTTCGGCGTGCCCGACGAGCACTTGAAAGGCGTCGTCGCGGGACTGCGCACGCGCGAGCAGCTCATCGCCGAGTGCGACGTCGTCCTGCTGGCCAAGCCGCTCCGCGAGGACGTCGCCGAGCTGCGGCCCGGCCAGGTGCTGTGGGGCTGGCCGCACTGCGTGCAGGACGTCGAGCTGACCCAGCTGGCCATCGACCGGCGGCTGACCGTCATCGCCTTCGAGGCGATGAACCACTGGCGGCGCGACGGCTCGTTCGGCCTGCACGTCTTCCACAAGAACAACGAGCTGGCCGGCTACTGCTCGGTGCTGCACGCCCTGCAGCTGATCGGCTCGACCGGCGACTACGGCCGCCGGCTGCGGGCCGTGGTGATCGGCTTCGGCGCGACGGCGCGCGGTTCGGTGACCGCGCTGAACGCGCACGGGATCCACGACGTCGACGTCCTCACCGCGCGTGGTCTCAGCGCGGTCGGCTCGCCGATCCACTCCGCGACGATGGTGCACATCGACCACGACGCGAACAACCCGGGCGATCTGCGCCGCAGCCACGCGGTCACCGGCCACGGCCGGGTACCGCTGGCCGGGTTCCTCGCCGAGCACGACATCGTGGTCAACTGCGTGCTGCAGGACACCGCCGCCCCGCTGACCTTCCTCATCGAGGACGACCTCGCCGCCTTCGCCCCGGGGAGCCTCATCGTCGACGTCTCCTGCGACGAAGGCATGGGCTTCAGCTGGGCCCGGCCCACGACGTTCACCCGGCCGACCTTCCCGGTCGGCGACGGCGTCACCTACTACGCCGTCGATCACAGCCCCTCCTACCTGTGGAACTCGGCGACCTGGGAGATCAGCGAAGCCCTCCTGCCCCACCTGCGGCCGGTCCTTTCCGGACACTCCACATGGGACGGACACGAAACCGTCCGGCGCGCCGTGGAGATCCGGGACGGCACGATCCGCAACCCGGCGATCCTGTCCTTCCAGCACCGCGCACCGGAATACCCGCACCGGCGCCGCTGACCGCCGAGCGGCCCGTGGGGCGCGGCCTCGGCGGCCGGGGAAGCGCCGGGACGGGCGCATCCGGCGGCGGGCGGTGCTGCTGCCCGGGTGGCGCCCGGCCGGGTCACCGCCGCACGGCCTCGTCGAGAGCCACCGCGCCCAGCATGCCGGTGCCCGGGTGGCAGCCGACGTACTCGAAGTACTGCTCGTCGGCGGCAGCCACCGTCACCTCGTGGTAGAGGCGCAGCCGGGCCGCGGGGCCGAGCGCCGACAGGTACTTCATCGCCTGGCCGAAGATCGCCTTGTGGGTCGGGTGGTCCTTCGCCCACCGGTCGAGGTCGGCGAGGCCGCGCCACCAGCTCATGCCGAAGCTCTTGTCGAGGAAGCCGCCGTCGGCACCGATCAGCCGCAGGTACCGGTTGGCGTAGCAGCCGATCGCGCGCCCGTGATCGCGCAGGAAGTCCATGCCCGCACGCAGGACCGGCTCGACCTCCTCGAGGTACATCCGGCGTTCGTCGCCGTCGGTGCCGGTCCAGTCCTGGCCCGAGCGGATCAGGCACAGGTTGTGCTGCCCGCGCACCACCCGGCGCTCGCCGTCCTCGACGACGGGCGACGGACCGCCGGGATCGAGCGGATCGCGTTGACCGAGCGGAACGCGGTCACGCGCGCCGCCCCAGTACGCGTGCTCGCGCACCTCGCCGCTGAGGGTGTCCGCGAGGTGGGCGACGCCCTCGATGCGGTCGTTCGAGAAGAGCGTCTCGAACCGCGACGCCGACGGACGCACGACCTCGACGAAGAACCCGTTGCCGCGCAACCACATCGGCCGCGCCTCGGCGAACCAGCGCTCGTGCCGGGCGACATCGTCCCAGTAGGCGATGGTGACGACCGTGCGGAAGCCGGCCTCGTCGACGTACCCGGCGCGGTCGACGTGACCGGGCCCGTCCGCGTCCGCGCAGGCCGCGTCGAGGTCGGCCAGCGCGGTGCGGACGAACGCCGGTTCGTCGTCCGACGGGTACTGCACGCCGAAGTAGGCCATGGCCACCTGCGTCACCGAAGGCGCGAAGCGGGCCACAAAGGACGGATAGGGCGGCTGCCAGCCCGGCCGCGGCCCGGGCGCCGCGGTCCGGTCCGTCACCAGGTGCGGGGGGATCGCCGATTCCATGGTCACCGCCCCCTTCAGGCGATCGGTGCGAACTCGAGGGCCGCCGGCAGCTCCTCCGCGGGCATCTCGACGACCGCGGGCGCGGGGTTGCGGTTGACGAGCAGCCGCAGCACGTCCGGGCGGGCGTAGTGGCCGACGGGGTCCGCGGCCGACTTGGCGATCGCGATCAGCGCGGGATCGAGGTCGGCGTAGAGGATGCCTTCGTCCGTCTCCGCCAACGGCTCGGCCAGCGGCGAGCCTTCGGGGCCGTAGATGCGGGCGAAGCCGCCACCGGGCTGGAGCAGCTGCCGCTTGAGGTCGGTGTCGCAGAACAGCTCGAGCGCGGCCGGGCCGATCACGCCGCAGGGCGCGACGACGAACGTCCCGCCTTCGACCGCGTACATCAGGCTGGCCGCGGTGTTGACCTCCGGGCCCAGTGCCCGCGCGGCCCCGCGGTAGACCGAGAAGCTGGGCCACGCGGCGACGTGGATTTCCTCGCCCTGGCTGTACATCGCGTATTTGGTCAGCGGCTGGAGGTGCTCCCAGCAGTTCAGCGCGCCGAGCCGGCCGAGCGGGGTGTCGTGGACCTGCAGGTCGCTGCCGTCGCCTTCGCCGAACACCGCGCGCTCGACGTGGGTGGGCTTGAGCTTGCGGCGCACCGAGATCAGCTCCCCGGTGTCGGCGACGAACGCCTGCGCCATGTAGAGGCTGCCGCCGGCCCGTTCGCTGAACCCGAAGACGACGTGGATCCGGTGCTCGGCGGCGGCCCGGCGGATGCGGTCCAGCTCGGCGCCGTCGCGGGTCATCGAGTTCGCGGCGTACCGCGGGACGAACGCCATCCCGGCCGCGGGCGAGTCGAGCCAGATCCACCACGGGTAGCCGGGGAGGAAGGTCTCGGGAAACGCCACCAGGCGGGCACCACCCGCGGCGGCCGCACCGATCAGGCCGACGACCTTGTCGACACCGGCGGCCAGATCCAGCCAGGCCGACTCGGCCTGGACGGCCGCCACGCGCACGGTTTCCTGCATTGCCGGACTCCTTAGGGGAAGTGCTGGG of the Amycolatopsis sp. NBC_01488 genome contains:
- a CDS encoding FAD-dependent oxidoreductase, translated to MRLGKTAVVLGGSAAGLCSAGALAPYFDEVLVLERDELPAEAEHRRGVPQSKHPHFLLNSGRRAIGELFAGFEADLIAAGGLHLMPSMDAAYLDGEGWSARKRSAMTMVYSSRILIERVLRDKVRELPNVVIREGVTVTGLTTRDGGITGVGTDGGHLDADFVVDALGRGSSVSAWLVAAGWPEPEVRTLDAKVTYTSRWYDLPAPRPATWWWRHLVIMPTPDKGEHPAEHEYLVNFFPVEGNRVIACMGSWGLDMPRTTDAFVETARRVRTPMFAAAMDRCEPTSEVHLTRSTGNKWRRYDRLRTPPKGLVFVGDSICAFNPFYAQGISSAAGSALLLRDHLARAERLGTQFAANFLKAQRKLLNVPWRLAMARDQGYECAEGTEKPREWKRRILAAVSAPAFSLVVGAAREDDVVDEHFAKVFNLDESLGDMLRNPRVIAGLVRYRVRAALGRHRVPFDFDAQAEPPATDYSTATAR
- a CDS encoding N(5)-(carboxyethyl)ornithine synthase codes for the protein MHQLSLGVIARSRKENERRLPIHPHHLDRIDADLRKTIYLEHGYGEPFGVPDEHLKGVVAGLRTREQLIAECDVVLLAKPLREDVAELRPGQVLWGWPHCVQDVELTQLAIDRRLTVIAFEAMNHWRRDGSFGLHVFHKNNELAGYCSVLHALQLIGSTGDYGRRLRAVVIGFGATARGSVTALNAHGIHDVDVLTARGLSAVGSPIHSATMVHIDHDANNPGDLRRSHAVTGHGRVPLAGFLAEHDIVVNCVLQDTAAPLTFLIEDDLAAFAPGSLIVDVSCDEGMGFSWARPTTFTRPTFPVGDGVTYYAVDHSPSYLWNSATWEISEALLPHLRPVLSGHSTWDGHETVRRAVEIRDGTIRNPAILSFQHRAPEYPHRRR
- a CDS encoding phenylacetaldoxime dehydratase family protein gives rise to the protein MESAIPPHLVTDRTAAPGPRPGWQPPYPSFVARFAPSVTQVAMAYFGVQYPSDDEPAFVRTALADLDAACADADGPGHVDRAGYVDEAGFRTVVTIAYWDDVARHERWFAEARPMWLRGNGFFVEVVRPSASRFETLFSNDRIEGVAHLADTLSGEVREHAYWGGARDRVPLGQRDPLDPGGPSPVVEDGERRVVRGQHNLCLIRSGQDWTGTDGDERRMYLEEVEPVLRAGMDFLRDHGRAIGCYANRYLRLIGADGGFLDKSFGMSWWRGLADLDRWAKDHPTHKAIFGQAMKYLSALGPAARLRLYHEVTVAAADEQYFEYVGCHPGTGMLGAVALDEAVRR
- a CDS encoding carbon-nitrogen hydrolase family protein translates to MQETVRVAAVQAESAWLDLAAGVDKVVGLIGAAAAGGARLVAFPETFLPGYPWWIWLDSPAAGMAFVPRYAANSMTRDGAELDRIRRAAAEHRIHVVFGFSERAGGSLYMAQAFVADTGELISVRRKLKPTHVERAVFGEGDGSDLQVHDTPLGRLGALNCWEHLQPLTKYAMYSQGEEIHVAAWPSFSVYRGAARALGPEVNTAASLMYAVEGGTFVVAPCGVIGPAALELFCDTDLKRQLLQPGGGFARIYGPEGSPLAEPLAETDEGILYADLDPALIAIAKSAADPVGHYARPDVLRLLVNRNPAPAVVEMPAEELPAALEFAPIA